The Taeniopygia guttata chromosome 19, bTaeGut7.mat, whole genome shotgun sequence genome window below encodes:
- the MRPS17 gene encoding small ribosomal subunit protein uS17m, whose amino-acid sequence MSVPRGAVHAKWIVGKVIGTKMQKTAKVRVTRLVLDPYLLKFFNKRKTYFAHDPLQQCVVGDIVLLKALPERRSKHVKHELAEIVFKVGNVIDPITGKPCAGTRFLENLSDSENLTEADTTYLSEKLQELKVCSTDK is encoded by the exons ATGTCTGTACCACGTGGAGCTGTCCATGCAAAATGGATAGTGGGGAAAGTCATTGGGACCAAAATGCAGAAAACTGCCAAAGTGAGAGTGACAAGGCTCGTGCTGGATCCCTACTTGCTAAAG ttctttaacaaaagaaaaacctatTTTGCCCATGACCCACTGCAGCAGTGTGTTGTTGGAGACATTGTTCTTCTGAAAGCTCTGCCTGAGAGAAGGAGCAAACACGTGAAACACGAACTGGCTGAAATTGTGTTCAAGGTTGGCAATGTCATAGATCCCATCACAGGAAAGCCCTGTGCAGGAACCAGATTCCTGGAAAACCTCTCAGATTCAGAAAATCTCACCGAGGCAGATACCACCTATCTAAGTGAGAAACTTCAGGAACTTAAAGTTTGTTCAACAGACAAATAG